The nucleotide sequence GGCGGATGGTGACCGCCTCCGACACGTCTTCGAGAACCTCTTCCGCAATGCCAGCGAACACAATGAGCCACCAGTCACAATTCGTGTGGGTACGCTCTCTGACGAGACGGGATCTGTTTCGGGATTCTTCGTTGCGGACGACGGTGCTGGTATCCCGGAGCCAGATCGTAAAGAAGTGTTCGAACACGGCTATACGACGAACACAGTCGGAACGGGGTTCGGTCTCTCGATTGTCGAAGAAATCGTCGAGGGGCACGGGTGGACTATCTCGGTTGGCGAGAGTGACGCGGGCGGTGCTCGCTTCGACGTTTACACGACTGGCAAGAGCTGAATCTGGTTTCCCCGCCATCGTCGTTTTCGCACTTGAACGTCGATCTGGGTTTCGTGCAAGACTCGCGCGCTGTATCTTGCACAGCTTCAGGAAGATGACCTGAATTTGTTATTTTGATTGCTCGCAAGTCCACGGTTGAAGCTACACTCAACCCGGCTGTGTTCCTCGTTCGCTGGCGCGCACTGCGGTGCTCTGTGAGCACGAGGGCTCACGCCTGAAATCAGCTACGTACGCACAGGGGTCGATAGACACGAGCCATCTCACAGAATCGCTACTCCCCTTGTCCAACCGTGATGACGGGGACTGGTGCAGAGCGGACGGTCTTCTCGGCGACGCTCCCGAGAAGGATTCGATCACTCCCGCGTCCCCCTGTCGTTCCCATCACGACGGCGTGGATACCGTTCGAGTCGATGGTATCGAGTATCACCTCGATCGGGGACCCGTGTTCGACGTGCCGGACACTATTCGAAACGCCGTGTGTCTCTGCCTCCGACACGAGGTCGTCAACGGCGTCGGTCGCTGCCTGTTCACGTTCCCCTCCCGAAATCGTTGAGCGAACGTCCAGACCTAGCGACGTCTCGTCGACGACAGACAGGACGTGAACAGTCGCATCGAGCGCCGCTGCAAGGGAGAGGCCATGCTCGGCAGCATGGGACGCACCAGCACTTCCGTCGGTCGGTATGAGGATGTTCTCGTAGGGGAACACCAATTGTTCGTCTGGCTGCATCCGCGCTGTGAGGACCGGGATCGAAGACAGACGGACGACCTTCTCCGTGACGCTCCCGAGAAGGTATCGTGACACTCCCTCCCGACCGTGGGTTGGCATCACGATCACGTCGTACTCGTATTGCTCGGCGTACTCGACGATTGTCGGCGCTGGATGTCCCTGGACGACGTCGGAATCGTAGTCGACACCGAGTGTGGTCAGTGTCTTTTCTGCTTCCTCAACGATGTCCTCACCTTCTTGGACGAGGGCGTCAACAACCTCGGTTTCGACGACCGTGACACTATCGCGTCTCGTATCCGCGACGAACAGAACGTGGATCGTGGCGTCGGCCCAGTGTGCGATCTCAGCCGCGTGATGTAATGCCTCCGCAGCCCCATCGCTTCCATCGAACGGGAGCAGAATGTCCTCGTACATGTGTACTGTATGTCCCTACGTGCATCCCTCTCAAGTGGTTTGTCACCCACCAGCAGAGGCGTTTCACCCACCACTCGAGTCCGGCTCTCGAACCCACATCACCGGAACTGGCGACGTTCGGACGATTTTCGCACTTACCCCGCCCATCATGTATCGGCTGAAATCAGTCTTACCGTGTGTGCCGAGGATCGCAAAGTCGATATCGTGGGCATCGATGTAGTTCCGGATTTCTTTCGACGGGACACCGAATTCGATTTCACTCTCGACGCTATCGACCGTCGCCGCCTCTGCGGTCTCGATGGCGGCTGCGATGATCTCATCCGCTCGGGTGGTGAGTTCCTCATCTTTCACCAGAGAGCGAGCATCCGGACCGAGGCTTCCAGTCTCGACAACGTGGAGTATGTGAAGCGTGGCACCAGTTGCGTTTGCGAGGGCGACCCCTTCGGATACTGCGAGTTCCGAACCACGGCTGCCGTCCGTCGGAACCAGAAGCTCCTGGCACGGATAGGTGAGCGGTTGGGTCCCGGGGTTGACTGCAATTACGGGGATGTCTGCGGTGTTGATAACGCGCTCTGTAACGCTTCCCAGCAGAAACCGCTGCAATCCACGCCGTCCGTGGGTCGGCATCACGATCAACTCGATGGCTGACTGCGTACTATACTCGACAATCGCCTCGTAGGGGTCACCGTGGAGTACCTCCGAGACCACGTCGATACCGTATTCTGTCGCGCGCTGTGCTGCTTCGTTCACGATCTCAGTTCCGTCCTGCTCCAGAGCGTCACTCACACCCTCTTGTACTCTGGGAGGGCTGTCTTGGCTGGTGTCTACGACATTGAGGACGTGGGTCGTTGCCTCGTGCTCGGAGGCTATCTGGAGGGCGTACTCGAGGACCGATTCTGCTGGCTCGCTCCCATCTGTGGGAAAGAGAATCTGGTCGTACATAGGATGGACTGAGGGAAGAATGGGTGTTACTGACCCTCGGTAGTGATATCCAACGCCCCTTCTTCTGCCGTCTGGGCCTCACGCCACCAGACGAGCTCGAACTCGATGCTCTGTTTTGCCTCGGTGTCCCCTTCGGACCAGTCCGACTCGCCTTCCAGTTTGAACGTCACCGGGTTCGTCGGGTCCAACTGGACCTGCTGCCCACCGAGTTCGAGCGTCACAGCGTCGTCGCCGTCGAGTTGCTCGGCGAGTTCGCGGAGGTACGATGCAATTTCGGACCGCGTTTTCTCGGCTTCAGTTTCGAGTTCTCCCATACGTACGAGTACGTGAGAAGTCACGATAAACGAAGGGGGAGATTCTCTACCCGGAGGAATCACTCACCGTTGCTAGGTCAGAAATGCGCTGCATGAGACCGGTTGATGAGTCATTTCAGTTTTCTTCCGAGCAACAATTCCAACGCGTATGCATTGAGAGCCCCAGTCTCAACTTCTGATGGTGCCCAGAAGTTGAGACCGGCCGTCTCAATGCATAGCTGGTAGTGAGTGAACGAATCGGTTGTGTGAATACTGTTCTCTGCCGAGCGAAAGCGTAGCTACAACCACGTGACTGAGAAACCGGCACAACCGCTTAATGCGCGTCGTATGACGACACCAAGAGTCTGATAATAACAGTCCTTATCTCCTATCCCGAACGATATAGTATTGTGATTAACGCACAAAATAGTTCCACGAGTCGGATCGGATCGCTCACCCAACTCCAGTGGCTAGCAGTTGCGTTAGTCGTGGTCACTGGCGTTCTCCACGTGTATGCTGGTATCGTCGAGGGACGGATTCCCGTTGCACTCGCAGGTGTCGGCTACGCCGGTGCACTTGTGCTGTTCTTCTTCGACTATCGGCGGCGACTGCTCTACCTGACCGGGATTCCGTATACGGCCGTGCAATTCCCCCTCTGGATCGTAGCCAAGTCAGAATACGGAATGGTCGACTACGTTGACAAGGCGGTTCAGGTCGCCTTGATCCTCGTGTTGATCTACCTCTATCTGAACACGCCGTCCGATTCAGCCGGAGACACGGCAACGGCAGCGGACTGAGCGTGCGAATTCACGGGACGTCTATCTCGCTCAGTTATCTCGAATCACCATAATTTTCACCCGATTCACGCCGTCGAAGTCACGAAGGCGGTAGGTCAGTTCCCGAACGCGTTCGCCGGTTCCCTGGCAGAATAAGGACTCAAGACACCACTCCCCCTGATGTGTGTGACTCGTGTTGAGAATCACGTCCTGATAGTCGTGCTGGACACCGTGGAGTTCCCCAATCACCTCGTGATGGCGGTAGTCAAAGGCGACGAGCGCGATAACGTCCTCGCTGAGGTCTTCGAGTCGGGAATGCGACTCGATGTACTCTTGCATCGCTTCACGGACGGCCCGGGATCGGTTGTCCAATCCCTCATCCTGCCAGACCTGATCGAACTCGTCGACCACTGTATCGGGGATATTGAAACTCGTTCGCATACGACCATATTCGATGCCCGGACACAAGAGTCCCGAGTATGATGGTTCCCCCAATCAGGTATTAACAACCGTTATTCGGTGCTCTTCCCGAGTTCAGGGTATGACGATGGTGTCTGGCGACACGTTTGGACTACTGCTCGGTGCGGTCGCACTTGGGGCTGTCCACGGGGTCGAGCCCGGTCATGGATGGCCCGTCGCCGCCTCGTACGCGTTGGATCAGACGAACAAGTGGCTCTACGGCCTTGCGGCGGGGCTCATCATTGGTATCGGCCACCTCATCAGTAGTCTCGCGATGGTTGGCGTGTTCTTCTACGCGAAATCCTATTTTAGTCTCACCCAGATCAACGAGCCAGTCACGATTCTCAATAGTATCCAGGTCGGTGGCCCGGTCAGTCTGGTTGCGGGCGTACTGCTGATCGGTCTTGGGATCCGAGAGTACCACCACGACCACTCGCATGACAGTCCCGATGGCGACCACTCTCACTCGCACGAGAGTCACAATCACGAGTCGACGAACCACTCCGGACCCGACGACAGCCACGGTGATATTCACGAGCATCCGGATTTACAGGACGATGAGGGGCTTATTCCTCGCCTGAAACACGCCGTTCCGTTCATCGGGGGCCACTCACATACGGACGAGGGTTCCGATGATGTTGCCGAGAGGGGATTGCTCGGAATTGCTTGGTTTGCCTTCGTGCTCGGGTTCGCTCACGAGGAGGAGTTCGAGATTATCGCTTTCTGTGCCGGGTCAAACTACTGTCTCGAACTGATGAGTGCATACGCAATTACTGTTGTTATCGGCATCGTGGGACTAACAATGCTACTGGTCGCGGGCTATCAGCACCACGAGGAAACCGTTAAACAGTACACACCGTACTTACCAGTCTTTTCGGCTGCGATACTTATTCTCATGGGTATTGGATTCATCATCGGCGTATTCTGAATATATTTTTATCATTTCTATGAATTGTCCGTTATAGGGGTCTAAACTCACGATTTAGTAAAACTATGTCTCCAACGCTTGCTTCACGTGGTAATGTTTTTCGACAGATGGCCCAGCGCTCGCACGTTACCTGGCCAGCATATGATTCGACACCGCTGTACGATCGAACGTCGCTGGCGGGACTGGAATCAGATATCCGGACAGTCTCAGAAACGTGGTTCGCCCACGGGATGCATGATTCAGTTGAGGAGTTCGTCTGTGCACTCCCCTTGGCCTACTTCCGGTTCAGCATCCACGACCGGTATGCGGGGTCAACACGCTACCGGATGGACATCCTCTTTCGGGTGTTCGTACTGAAAGAACTCCACGGATGGGAGCACGAAACCGCACTCGTCGGCTACTTCGGGACTCGTCCTGAACTCTGCGAGCAATTAGGTTTCGAGACGATCCCGGACCAGTCAACACTGTGGCGAAGCTGGCACGAGCGGTTCACCACTGACCTCAGGGAGACAGTCGTGACGGCGGCTCGAACGATCCTCGTCAAAGCCCAGAATGCGGGTGTCGAGACTCCGCGTGAACCGGCACGAACGCTCCGATACCCCGGGAGCGAGTCTGGTGAGTCAAACCCGGACGATCAGACTACTTTGGAGCAGGCAGAGAAGATTACCGACCACGTCAGCCGCGTCGTCTTCCCGGCATTTTCGCTGGATCGTGGGGACGGCTGCGAGATCCACGAGAACGCCTACTGGGACTTACAGACGTACCTGGGGCTTCGCGAGAGATTGGCCGCTAATGAAGGGGCTCGCAGTTTCGTCTACGAATCGACTCGGGGTCGGACGCCGTTGGGCCACGCCCACCGAGAGCATATTCGTGATCTTTCAGTATCAGGGATCCGCAAGATGTACCGACAGGCCGTCAACAGGCTCCTGAACGAAGTCGCGGAGACGGAGCAATTCTTTCGAGCTGGCATCGTCGCTATTGACATCACCGAAGCTGACCCGTTCACCGGTGATAGAACGGGCTATGAAGACGAGATCATTGGCACGAAAGAGAAGACCGACGAGTACGCCTACCAGTGGGCTACCATCCAGTTAGTTGGTAATGCAGTTCCGATTGTACTGGACGTGCGGCCAGTTCAGAAGGGAGAGTCCCGCCTAGAAATCGTCAAGGACCTCTTGGATTCTGCTGAGGAGATGGTACACGTCGATAACGTGCTGATGGATCGGGAGTTCGACAGTCAACACGTCCTAGAGATGCTCAGCCAGCGTGGCTTGTCGTATGTCGTGCCCAAGCGGATGCAGACCAGCGAGAAAGCCCAGGCGAAGCGATTGCTCCAGCGGGACCAGGATCGGTACGAGACTGACCGCAAACTACATCTCGGGAAGAATGAGTGGCACGAGACGACGCTAATCTATCGTCGAAAAGAAGACTCAGAGCACGACGACCATCGACAATATTCGGTGTTCATGACGAATCGGGGGAGCGGACACCTCACGGAGTACGGCTACAGGTGGGAAATCGAGAGCGGCTATCGGTCGATCAAGCGGTTCATGGCGGCGACGACATCGAAGGACTTCGGGTTGCGGTTCTTTTACTTCGCGTTTGCGTGTCTGCTGTACTCGATCTGGCGCGCTGTCGATCTCCTCGTCCAAGCCGAATTGACTGGCGGGTATGAGCACTCACCGGTGATTACAGCGGACAACACGCTGACGCTGCTGAAGAAGGAAACTGGAATCGGGTAGTGAGGAACTCAATTCGGGTTAGCGTGCCGTCTGAGTGGCTACGCTGCTGGAAGCCTCGAAAATTTGTCTATATGATTGGGTGTGTGACAAGAATAACCGCTTGGAGAGCCATCTGAGGCAGTTTCCGCTGATCGAATCGGTCAAATTCACGCATTACAGGCCCGCTATACCTGCTGTAGTCTCAACTTCCATGGCACCATTGGTAGTTGAGACTGGGACTCTCAATGCATATGGTCCGAAAGTCTAGAGTTCATTCAGGAAACGCGGATTGATTGACTTCTCAGTGTATCTGCATATCGGTCAATTCTCAACGGGTGGGTCAAACCCCGGAAGTACTACCTTGGTATAATATACAAAATACGCGGCTGTGACGAACAGATATAGTCCACTGGTCAACAGAGGGGGCCAGTCCAGCACAAAAATCAAAAACATGGCCCAGAACCCACCGAACACAGCACCACCAACCGAAATGATGTGCAGTCCCTCCGTAGACTGAATCTGTAGATCGTTGCCGGTTATCAGTCGAATTCCGATCATTCCAACTGTGAGAGACGCCCATGTTAGAATCGGAAGTCCGAGAACTGTCCAGACGGCGGCTGGCAATTGACTCGATGAACTAACGAGTATTGCCCACCCGAACAAACTGAGTCCGGCCCACCCAATACTCCGCAGGAGTTCTTCACGGAGTATCTCGTGGACTTGTGGGTGCTGTAGGAATTCACGGAGTGGATTCTCTGTGCTGGCTGACTGTCCGTTCAATGCTTGTTTTCCCTCTGGAGAGAGCGGCCAGTCTGACTCAGGATGGTCGATATAATACAGCGTCAGTGAGTCTGAATACGTTTCTGTCGCAACGATACCACGCTCTTCTAGATCACGCAACCGGTTACGGACGGTGACTTTCGAGACATCTGGTTTGACTCGGTCTCGAATCTGCTGAACCGAGAAAAGTGGCCGATCAGCCTCGTGCATCGTCTCGACGACGTGCTTGTCGGTCAGTTTCGTATTCACCTTCCGGTCGTTCTCCAACTCTCGGGAGATCCACGACGGAAGTGACATGTGTCAGGTGAATAGTGATGGATGATTATCAGTTTCGGATAGCTACGCGAGTGGACAGTGTACGGGGCGAGATTGGCAGACGCATTAGTGTTCAGCAGACGTCGGTTCAGTAGCGATACCTGACTCTGACGGGCAAGCGTGCCGGAAAGGAAAATCAGTTGCGGACTATGCAGTCGTTTCGGAGGGCAACTTCGGCAGTCGCAGGTACCAGTACCAGCCGACCGCAGCTATCGTCACGACGACATACGCGACCGTTATCCACAGGGCAGAGTAGCCACCTGCTGCAACAAGGTACACTGCGCCGACGCCACCAAGCATGATTCCGAGCGCTAGACTCATCGAGAGACCAGTCGGTGTCTGAACCTGCAACTCCTTGGACGTCACCGTTCTGACCCCGATCATGGCTGCGGTCAAGAGGGCCCACGTAAGGACGGGCAGTCCGAAGACCGTCAGTACAGTCGGCTCTACCCAGGCTACCTCTGAAATCACGATTGGCCACCCGACGAGTCCGAGACCGATCCACGCGATACTTCGAAGTAGTTCTTCTCGGATGATACGGCGTCGTTGTGAATTCATATCTACACGTCAATCAAGGGGTCCTGCTCATAAATCACCATAGAGATTTTTGTGCCCGGACAGGGGTGTTTTGGAGCGACAAAATGGGCTTTGTACCCACAAAATGGACTTTCTATCCCTGAAATTGTACTATGCGCTTTTTTATGCAATCTCTCTTATGGGTATACCGTGGCCGAATCAACATCCCTCCGTGAGCGACTGCATACTGACCTGACAGACAATCTGCCCGTGACAGTAACGGCCATCGGTATGGCGCTGGCAGCGTTTGCGCTGGTATCGCTCGACAGTATTCCACTCGCGCTCTCGACCGACTTCAGTGCGAGATTCTTGCTATCGTTGAGTCTGCTGGATATGGCGTTTGCATACGACGACTACTGGCCTGTTGCGTACAGTCCGATGTACGCTGTCACGTGGACGCTTGTGTTTGGAGTACTCACAGCAGGACTCTTTATCAGTATCTACGAAGTCGCACTCCCGAATCTTGGAAATACGGTTGCAAGCGTCGCGGCGTTCGTGACGGTAGTCAGTATCCAATTCGGAAGCGCAATGCTGTACGCTCACATTCGCTAGCAGAACGTCACCACTATGATTTCATATTCTAGTCGCTGTTCCCGGATTGTTTGTGATCTACAAGTTTCTCGTCGTGCCGAACAACGTGTATCAGAGGGAATTATTTGATGCGTATGAACCAGTTCTATCTGTACCACCTCTCGCTTGGGGTTATGGGGGCAGTATGGGGGCTGAGTGCAGTCTGGAGCATACTGGCCGACGGAATGAGTCTTCCTCTGGGGCTGGCAGGGGTTGGTGGCGTTGGATTGGTCGTCGCAGTCGTGTACGAACTCGCTACGGCGGCCCCCGAGGAGTTTTCTGTGGGACGAGTTTCATTTGGCCTCGTCATTACAGGCGCTGTCCTCACACTTGTCGGAGCCGGTCTTGAACTGATTTGATAAAAGACAGTTCCTCGTAGCTTCACTGGCTGACGCCAGCCAGAGACACTGAGACGGCACAACACATATTGACACGACAGGAGATGAACCAGATAGCGTGTCCGACGTGCGAGATCCCGAAGCGCTCGCAGACCTGCTCGGTGACGAGTGTGCGCGCACGATTCTCGTCGAGGCAAAAAAGGAGCCCCGCTCGGCGGCAGAGCTCAGCGACTGCGCTGGGGTTTCGGAACCGACGGTCTACCGGCGACTCGAACGACTCCGCGAGTACGACCTCGTTACTGAAGACATCCATCCAGTCACCGATGGGAAGAATTACAAGCTTTATCGGACAGAACTCGAAGGCATCGAACTCGACCTCAGCGAGGACGGCTTCGAGATCACTATCTCGCGTCGTAAACAGATGGCTGATCGCTTCACCCAGTTCGTAGAGGGAACCTGATATGTTCGACATAACGCTCCAGTCGATCGATCTCGAAACACTACGAGTCGTTCGCCAGGCCAGCGAGGCAATCATCTTTCTCTTTGGGCTGGCGATTAGCTACATCGCCTACACGGCATACCGACAAAACCAGAGTCGTCCGATGCTGTTCATCGCGGTTGGGTTCGTTCTGGTGCTGTTCGTTCCGGGCGCTGTGGCGGTTGTCCTGTTTCTGTTGCTGGGCGTGCCCAGTCCAGTCGTCAACAGCGTCAACCAGTTCTTCGAGCTCGCGGGCCTCGGACTGATCCTCTACGGATTGTGGGTGCCACGGCGGGACTGACACTGTCGACTGCTCTTCGGGGCACTCACAGTCGGGCCAACGAACACTGATCGGGAGCGCGTTCAGACCTACCCGTCACCAGTTGCCGAAGTGTGAACGGTCGATAGCGATCAGTGAGTCAGAGCACGCTCGCCGTCGAAAACTGGTTGCGCGAATCCTGCACAATACCGTTCTGAAACAGGCGTAACTACCTGGAAACTCCCGCTACGGTGGGGTTGTAGTGGTCTCGGCATCCCGGCGGGGGTCGAGCGAGCGTCCGTCGCGGGAGAGGACAACGAGCGCGACAACCCACGTTGCGAGGGCCATACCAAGCATCACGATGTCGGGGAAGCCGCTCGACCGGAGGACATCGACGGGGATCGGGTACAGTGTACTGGAGGCGTTGAGGCTGGCGTGGAACAACATCGCGAGCAGGACACTGCCGCCGGTGCCGTTGAACAGCCACGTCAGCAGGACGCTGAACCCGAGAACGCCGACGGCGTAGGGCAAAAACGCCTGGCCGTACTGCGAAGAGGCCGGGATGGCAAAGACCGGCAGGTGCCAGACAGCCCAGATGACGCCGATGACCAGGCTCGCCACGGTCCCACCGTAGGCCGCCTGCAACCGCGGGAGAGCGAATCCACGCCAGCCGAGTTCCTCCTGTCCGCCGCCAAGAAACAGGACGAAGACGAACTGGATCGGATACATCGGGAGTCGCTGGACGAGTACCGAAAGGTCCAGCACGCCGCCGCTGGCCGCATACAGTGCCGACCCGACCGGGATCATCGCAGGCGTGAGAAAGAGCGAGACGAGATACCACTTGGGATGCTGTCGCCAGTCGAGGACTCTCTTCAGGAGGGCACGCACGGTGCCCTCACCGCGCCACGTCATGATGACAGCCGCGATAGCTGGGCCGAAGCCGCCGATCACTATCGGGAGAATGCCGAGTTCATCAGGAATCGTGAGACCGAGTGTGTCCTGAAACGCCAGCGGGACCCAAAGCGCCCAGGAGACGCCGAGCGTCAGCGCGAAAAACGCGACTGACTGGTGGAGGGCCTGGCTGTCGTCGAGCGGTACGTCGGGACCGACGGGCATGGCAGTTGTCGTTGCCATACGCGAGTATAGGAGTGGCATAAAAAACCGGCACGTGGCTGGCTTCAGCGGCTGAAGCTATACCAGTCATTAGAGGTCTTCGACCCCTGAATGTTCAAACGGGTCGATTCGGGCCGTAAAACAGGCTCCTGACGCTTGTGGCGTGTGAAGGCCCCTGCTGAATACTGTCGGTCCCGTGGATCCATTGTTTGAGTCTCGTACTGGCGGACTATTTTCATGATATGTTGTCAGAACCGCTCATGATGGATAGATCGCGCGTGTCTTGCACTCATCACCCTCTGATTACAGTGAATCAAATCGGTCAGTAGAGAAGTGCTACTTGCTTCGTTTCTCGAGCTCTAACCCGTATTCTTCTGGGTTGTACTCACCGAGAACGAGTACAGACAGTATCAACGTTCCAGACACAACCAGAGAAACCCAGAACATATCTAAACTGAGTGGGCCAACGGTGCTCAGAGTACTGCCTGGGCTAGAAAACACGATCGTCAGTGTTGCCCCGCACACTCCAAGAATTGGGAGTCGGTAATGGTGAATTTTCGTTAATATTCGAAGCATGTTTCAACGATTTCTGCAATTCCTGGTGCTAATATTGTTTGCGAATGATTGATCCGCACCCTGTACTGAGCGCTTCGTGAGTCTCCTGTCACTATCTCACGATTCGTCTGATGACTCATAGGCGGGCGGTATCGAGCAGTTAGATGAATACTTGACCCTCTCGTGGCCACTTTCCCCCCGTGGCTCTGACACGTGAGTCTCGTTGCACTGTCTTCCGGCAGATCGCCCAGCGATCCTACGTCGATTGGCCCACGTACGAGTCGAGCCCGCTATTCGATCGCTCATCCCTTCCAGCGTTGGAATCGGACGTTCGCCTCGTTGCGGAACCATGGTTCCAGCATGACGATCACGAGGCCGTTGACCAATTCGTCCACGCAGTGCCGCTGGCATACGTCCAGTTCGATCCCCACGACCGATACGCAGACTCAACGAGCTACGAGATGGAGGCGCTGTTTCGCCTGTTCCTGCTGAAAGAATGCCATGGCTGGGACCACGAAACCGCGCTCGTCGAATACCTCACCAAGCATCCCGATTTCTGCGAACAGATCGGGCTGGACTCGGTGCCGAATCAGTCGACGCTGTGGCGCAGCTGGCACCACCGCTTCACGGCCGATCTCCAAGACACCATCAAGACGGCAGCGCGGACCATCCTCATCAAAGCCCAGAATGCGGGTGTCACAGTCCCGCGCAATCCAGAACGACAGACCCGTAGACACGGTGACGAGAATACAGAACCGGATCCTGACGGCCAGACCATCCTGAACCAGGCAGAGACAGTTACTGAGCGGGTCAGCGATATTGCTTTTCCAGCGTTCTCATTGGACCGTGGTGAGGGCTGTGAGATCCACGAGAACGCCTACTGGGACCTCCAGACCTACCTCGGACTCCGTGAGAATTTAGCCGTCAACGAAGGCGCTCGGAGTTTCATTCACGAGTCCAATCGGGAGCGGACACCCTTGGGCCACGCCCATCGCGAGCATGTGAGGGATCTCTCCATCAAGGAGATACGCGAGATGTACCACCAAGCCGTTGGCCGACTGCTGGACCGGGTCGCAGAGACGGAGGAGTTCTTCCGAGCCGGGATCGTCGCCATCGATATTACGGAGGACGATCCCTTCACAGGCGATAGGACGGACCACGAAGACGAGATAATCGGGACGAAGGAGAACACGGATGAGTATGCCTACCAGTGGGCCACCGTCCAGTTAGTAGGGAATGCCGTGCCAATCGTGCTAGACGCGCGCCCAGTCCGGAAAGGCGATACGCGTAAGGAAATCGTCGAAGAGCTCCTAGACTCGACAGAGGCGGCCGTTCACGTGGATAATGTGCTGATGGACCGGGAATTCGACAGCCAACACATCTTGGAGATGCTCAGCCAGCGCGGCCTCTCCTACGTCGTACCCAAGCGGATGCAGACGAGTGAGAAAGCGCAGGCCAAGCGTCTTCTCAAGCGGGGAAAGGACCGCTACGAGACTGATCGAAAATTGCACTTGGGCGACAACGAGTGGCACTCGACGACGCTCATCTACCGACGGAAAGAGAACTCCGA is from Haloplanus salinarum and encodes:
- a CDS encoding universal stress protein gives rise to the protein MYEDILLPFDGSDGAAEALHHAAEIAHWADATIHVLFVADTRRDSVTVVETEVVDALVQEGEDIVEEAEKTLTTLGVDYDSDVVQGHPAPTIVEYAEQYEYDVIVMPTHGREGVSRYLLGSVTEKVVRLSSIPVLTARMQPDEQLVFPYENILIPTDGSAGASHAAEHGLSLAAALDATVHVLSVVDETSLGLDVRSTISGGEREQAATDAVDDLVSEAETHGVSNSVRHVEHGSPIEVILDTIDSNGIHAVVMGTTGGRGSDRILLGSVAEKTVRSAPVPVITVGQGE
- a CDS encoding universal stress protein, with translation MYDQILFPTDGSEPAESVLEYALQIASEHEATTHVLNVVDTSQDSPPRVQEGVSDALEQDGTEIVNEAAQRATEYGIDVVSEVLHGDPYEAIVEYSTQSAIELIVMPTHGRRGLQRFLLGSVTERVINTADIPVIAVNPGTQPLTYPCQELLVPTDGSRGSELAVSEGVALANATGATLHILHVVETGSLGPDARSLVKDEELTTRADEIIAAAIETAEAATVDSVESEIEFGVPSKEIRNYIDAHDIDFAILGTHGKTDFSRYMMGGVSAKIVRTSPVPVMWVREPDSSGG
- a CDS encoding amphi-Trp domain-containing protein gives rise to the protein MGELETEAEKTRSEIASYLRELAEQLDGDDAVTLELGGQQVQLDPTNPVTFKLEGESDWSEGDTEAKQSIEFELVWWREAQTAEEGALDITTEGQ
- a CDS encoding CopG family ribbon-helix-helix protein produces the protein MRTSFNIPDTVVDEFDQVWQDEGLDNRSRAVREAMQEYIESHSRLEDLSEDVIALVAFDYRHHEVIGELHGVQHDYQDVILNTSHTHQGEWCLESLFCQGTGERVRELTYRLRDFDGVNRVKIMVIRDN
- a CDS encoding transposase translates to MSPTLASRGNVFRQMAQRSHVTWPAYDSTPLYDRTSLAGLESDIRTVSETWFAHGMHDSVEEFVCALPLAYFRFSIHDRYAGSTRYRMDILFRVFVLKELHGWEHETALVGYFGTRPELCEQLGFETIPDQSTLWRSWHERFTTDLRETVVTAARTILVKAQNAGVETPREPARTLRYPGSESGESNPDDQTTLEQAEKITDHVSRVVFPAFSLDRGDGCEIHENAYWDLQTYLGLRERLAANEGARSFVYESTRGRTPLGHAHREHIRDLSVSGIRKMYRQAVNRLLNEVAETEQFFRAGIVAIDITEADPFTGDRTGYEDEIIGTKEKTDEYAYQWATIQLVGNAVPIVLDVRPVQKGESRLEIVKDLLDSAEEMVHVDNVLMDREFDSQHVLEMLSQRGLSYVVPKRMQTSEKAQAKRLLQRDQDRYETDRKLHLGKNEWHETTLIYRRKEDSEHDDHRQYSVFMTNRGSGHLTEYGYRWEIESGYRSIKRFMAATTSKDFGLRFFYFAFACLLYSIWRAVDLLVQAELTGGYEHSPVITADNTLTLLKKETGIG
- a CDS encoding ArsR/SmtB family transcription factor, which codes for MSDVRDPEALADLLGDECARTILVEAKKEPRSAAELSDCAGVSEPTVYRRLERLREYDLVTEDIHPVTDGKNYKLYRTELEGIELDLSEDGFEITISRRKQMADRFTQFVEGT
- a CDS encoding DUF7521 family protein; protein product: MFDITLQSIDLETLRVVRQASEAIIFLFGLAISYIAYTAYRQNQSRPMLFIAVGFVLVLFVPGAVAVVLFLLLGVPSPVVNSVNQFFELAGLGLILYGLWVPRRD
- a CDS encoding CPBP family intramembrane glutamic endopeptidase, translated to MATTTAMPVGPDVPLDDSQALHQSVAFFALTLGVSWALWVPLAFQDTLGLTIPDELGILPIVIGGFGPAIAAVIMTWRGEGTVRALLKRVLDWRQHPKWYLVSLFLTPAMIPVGSALYAASGGVLDLSVLVQRLPMYPIQFVFVLFLGGGQEELGWRGFALPRLQAAYGGTVASLVIGVIWAVWHLPVFAIPASSQYGQAFLPYAVGVLGFSVLLTWLFNGTGGSVLLAMLFHASLNASSTLYPIPVDVLRSSGFPDIVMLGMALATWVVALVVLSRDGRSLDPRRDAETTTTPP
- a CDS encoding transposase produces the protein MALTRESRCTVFRQIAQRSYVDWPTYESSPLFDRSSLPALESDVRLVAEPWFQHDDHEAVDQFVHAVPLAYVQFDPHDRYADSTSYEMEALFRLFLLKECHGWDHETALVEYLTKHPDFCEQIGLDSVPNQSTLWRSWHHRFTADLQDTIKTAARTILIKAQNAGVTVPRNPERQTRRHGDENTEPDPDGQTILNQAETVTERVSDIAFPAFSLDRGEGCEIHENAYWDLQTYLGLRENLAVNEGARSFIHESNRERTPLGHAHREHVRDLSIKEIREMYHQAVGRLLDRVAETEEFFRAGIVAIDITEDDPFTGDRTDHEDEIIGTKENTDEYAYQWATVQLVGNAVPIVLDARPVRKGDTRKEIVEELLDSTEAAVHVDNVLMDREFDSQHILEMLSQRGLSYVVPKRMQTSEKAQAKRLLKRGKDRYETDRKLHLGDNEWHSTTLIYRRKENSEHDDHQQYSVFMTNRNSGLLTEYGYRWEIESGYKSIKRFMGATTSKHFGLRFFYFAFACLLYSVWRAVDLLVQVQLTGEYEHSPIVTAYNTLTLVKKETGIG